The sequence ggctttgattatcTGCTGTTACTGTATTTTGTTTTGGATGTTTTTCTTTACAGCCTTTGTAATCGTCTAATGACTTAATTAGTTTTGTAGCAATGCTACTGAACATCTGACGTTACGTTACGAATACCTTTGTTTATACTAAAAAGTCTCTAAAATATTAAACAGCGTAGGTTGCTGTCCATaagagtaaaattttaaaaagtcattGTTTTATTACCCAGTTCGTTTAAGTCAAGTTTTACATCTACATAGTAAAGATAAGTGTATGTTTTCTATTTACAAACTTATCAGATTTAAAACTTTATTCAGTTATCCAAAATGTCACGCTATCTGATCATAACTTACATGCCTGCGTATACAGTCATCGGCTCATACAAGTCACATCGACTACTGTTTAAAAAGACGCTGGGATACATTTATGAATCAGTCTATTTCAGACACTCGAATATACggaataaaaaagatttttttattttatttttcgtaCATTTATTTAACGAAATTAATGAAGTTTTATGTTGAGAACAGGTAAGAATGATAACTTAATTTttaattatgttatatttataattaattcaaattgcttagaaatatttgacaattatcaaaaagttgtgttaagaaaaaatgttctaattttaatgtagaaaatatcaatttactTAAGCGGAAATTTTGAGACCAAATGAAATTATATACATTCGAAATTTGATTAATGAAGGCTATGACCGTTATTTTTATGAGTTTAGAGTAACATGTTCTGCTTTTCTTTACAGTATAATTTTGTAAgatctgttaaaattaaaaatttaagttATCAGCCTTTAAAAGATTGCTAGGCTTACtaatgtatttattaaatattttatagtaaaatattgatatttatcaaatactacatgatttgttttcaggaaatCGATTTCGGAAAAGTTAATCAGTGAACGTAGGAAAAACCTCAACCGAAAGAATTTAATAACAACTTAAAACCAGCTCAGTTGCGGATTTCGTTTGTCAAATTTTGAAGTCAACAATATGGTTGTGAATGGTGGATATGCCAAAGTGATAATTACGTTAGAACTTTTTCTAACTGTTTCTTATGGATTTATAATTACGGATGAATACGACGATGGCGATAGAATAACAGATATCCCAAGAATAAGCATGAAAAGGAACCATGACACACAACACAGGTAAATTTTTCTGTGACTTTGATCATTGTCAAGTCTTTTCTCAAGtcttttattatttgattaattaattaatgtactgaaaaaaaaacgttattgagacatttttgtaaaataccaTTGTCAGACTACAGTGTCTAGTCGTAGAAAAACTAAAAGTGAGTCTCAGTTAATTTGAACTTTCTTTATATGATTAACTAGACTACAACACCCTCAGTATTGCATGTTATACTACCATTGAATGTAAGAAGTTGACAAAGGTCGCTCCAACTATTTCAGGTCTGTTCATCATTATGCAAGACACGGATTATGTCGAACATTCGCGGGTAAACGATACCTCTATAAAGCAATGAAGACAAAATTATGCGGGATGAAACGTAAGAAATATTTACAATCTTTACTTATATGTTCATTTGAAAAAGTATATAACGTAAGCATGTTAATTTCGTTAATTTCTGTAactcaaatctataaaacaggaATTTAGCTACCCTTTAATTATACTATGATGTTTATTCCAGttctaaaagtatttaaaatagaaaaagtgtaaagtccattcaaaccaaatttaaatACGATAGTATCCACTCTCAGTTTCTTGTTCATAATGCccgtacatattttatttatatttccagTGTCGTTCACAGCAAATCTCGTTATAGATTTATGCCGCCATAGAAATATAATGCTGGACAAATGGGTAGCGGAACTTTTTGACATTGAtggtaattatttttgttttgttgattaCTCATCTTTTTAGTTATTATTGTTAGTTTAATTACGAGTTGAGATAAATTCATTGGTGTTTCTCTATTGGTTATATTTAAGGACAAAACGTAATTTATCGTACTGCTGGCATATCATACATTATGCTgcttcttgaaaataaaaaatgcactAACTGAAGGTCACAAATACCTCGTTCAGAAATTAAGAGATGAAGTATGGCTGAAACGAACGAAAGCAAATGTTATCTAGGTTATCATTACTTAGGTTGATACCACCTTTGCCAACGGGGTTTTCGCTTCTAATTAAGGGACATCACTATGACTACTCGAATAAAGAAAAGTAGTTTAAGTATATGCAAAGTGGTGGTGTTCATATCTAATCATTAACATCCTTTGAAATGTAGGGTTttgttcattttcaattttttatgtcTAGAAGTGCAAAGAagacataatttttattttgaaaataaattatcaagAAGAGTATGTTGAATATACTTGTACTATTTTATCGTGGTTTGACTTTGTTAATCTCACAATCTcacatatattttaatgtaaccATTTGTATacttaaatatatacatttttatctcATTTGTGAAGAACACTTAAAGCATATTTTGAATCCCTCTTCTTGAAAAACcggtactggtgtcatatgagaaggtgtgGCTATGACCTCAATGTGGCTGGAACCCGTGATTCCGTGTTCTGCGGCCAACACCCTAACCGCTACACCATCGCTCCCATTTATTTGTGCAGATTTACGGCTACATGGCTATACAATTATccccggggcctccgtggccgagtggttaagttcgctgacttcgaatcactttctCGCCACTggtgtgggttcaagcctcgcttgatgaattcttcatgtgaggaagccatccagctggcttctccctccaccattaaaagctgaatAGACGCCGTTTGACATAagattgtgtcggtgtgatgttaaacccaaaacaattcTCCCTGTTTTGCATTTGGTGAAAAGTGAACGTTTGCATGTGTGGTCACTGGAGATATTTGTCACTAAACGCAGTTAAATGTGATAAATTTTGCGATGCGTTACCAACAATTATATCAGATCTTACAATTAAACAGtgtcttttttttctgttacagGTGATGGTTATATATCACATTTCGAGAAAAACTTCTATGTAGGAGACAACTGAAATCAGTGGCATAGAATCAAGGACAACAACACTTAAAATATATCACCATTTCCGAAAAAGTATTTAGGTGTTTGTAACGTGACAAATGACAGTTTGTTTACAGGCTATGTTGTGAACTCAAATATTGTACAATATCTTCTATGCTTAAATATTTATGTTGGGAAGCCGCTGTGCTTGAGGGAGACGCAGCGCAAAATACATATAGCAACaacatgttttaaacatgttttattcaacaGAAAACTTCATCATTCTGTGAACATTGAAAAAGAACAAGCTTCATTGTTGGTCGCCTATTTgcatataaattattttctttaatttatgtatttttaatttcttattgatcaatttatttatttatttattttaaatgtgtgctatttttattttcattttttttatgttttaattaaatgtttaaaatgttttattacctTTTCGCTGTTAAATGTTTTACACATGTTTACCTCAACAAAGTCAGTATTATTTCCGTATTATTCCGTCCATTTTTCACTGTTATACCAATATATTTAAACgttgaaataaaacattaaacaacaaaAGAGTTTCTATTGGTTATATTATATTAAATGGCCGATATTTATCAAATGTTATTTACTGGAAGTTATGTCCTAAGCcatgaaacttttaaaacaaacCAAGCATCTGCTGTGACAGTTGTTATgaagcaaaatatttttcaacttttatataaaGTTACGTAAAGAGAATAAAAATCAGATTTTTAAATGGATATTATGTTTCATCTCAGGTCTCTGTTACAGTAATACTTTATCATTTAACATGATAAGCAAGCTTACATTTGTGAGCAGACTATTAGCATAACGATTTTAattagtatttttaatttttagactaCATTTAAAcgattttcatctatttttaaaTGTGTGCTACAGTTAAgttgatttttctttttaaagagatGTTTTTATAAGcttataaatgtttatataaactgTTTAACCTCAAAAGCATTAGATTCCGCCTTACGTTCACCATTAAAACTGTTTAATCTTTAacaaaacaaagttttccacGGTTTTGTATATAAtggatattttaattttttaataattattcgctcatttaaacttttaaaaaacaaatcgTCTGTGAATGTTATAACGaatcatatttttcttttaatatatttttgtaataaacataaaaatgcagataatatttaaaattatgtatactcAGTTCTGTTTGTCAAtgctttaactttaaaaaaacatacaGCTTGTAAAGACAAATACGTTTGAAGTGTCACCCGCTTGGATTTTAATTATCAGTCTAACATATAGAAAATTACAACGGTGTTTTACAAGTCATCATCATCTATAGTTATGTGTTTAACCGAAGTCGGAGGAAGATGTATTATCATAGAGGCTTAATCCCTTGAAAAGCACATATTGTAAAATCGAAAGACTGATTATTCTGTACAGTTTTAGCATTCACGTTTACCTAGTATGTTTTACACCGTGCCGTAATATCATTCTTCTTCAGTTTGCTACCATCTAAATCACGTTAAAAACATCAATGACTGCCGGTTAATTAATTGTGGGTAAGCCACACTGACACTGAACATTAGCTAACTACAGGTATCAAATGtctcttaaaatatatttaatacttATTACATGACTTATGTGTCGTTTATAGCTTTATGAAGTAAATAATCCTTGTTATGTGATACAGTATGTTATGGAGTACGTGCAATAGGATTGTAAGTGAGATGATATTATTCTGAGTAAAATAACCAGATTCTGAAACTGAAATGTGCATTAGGCTCACGTTCTGTTTCATtgattatataaaatacaatgtactaAACAGATTTGTCATCAAATTATAAGTGTTTTACTTTTAATCAAGTCGCTTTTTTCATTAATTCCTTAATGTTCCAAAACGTAAAAATATGGAGGGCGGTGGGCTAAACTTCGTATATATTATTTTAGTTAAGCTATCCAAGTGGcaacaaaattcatgttatttgcaGTGAATATGCTAAATTTGTAAGTGTTCAATGCTCGTTTGCAATGCCGTTAATATGTCAATTTAATACAAACTGTGGTAAGGTAGCATAATAATTAGTAAAATGTGACAGCAGGGAAAGAACATcaatattgtataataatatatatttatttcattattggtGCGAATGTGCGTAGGCGAGATTAGTTCTCTAAATCTAAATTGAATATCAGGAATGAAAGACGAAGAAGATTCTGTCTTGATGTAAGTAAGATACAAATGACTGTATGAACGGAAATTCCTTGGGGTGGTAGATACCTTAGCAAAAGAGAGGAGAAAAAAACATCTAGGTTCATTTAGATTCATTTATGTCAAAATTGGAGAAACCAAAGTCATTCTGCATGAATTGGTGAGCAACTGTAGCATCCCCTTATTTTGTCTTTAACACGTAATATTGACAGGAAGTAAAAATACCTGGGGAAAATTTAAATGAGTCACACATTTGAAGGATTACCAAATACCGTAAGATGGGACTTAGATGTTTTCTTCTGGTCAGCTTTGAGactttataaaaagaaataaatgacctGCACCCCAGGTTGTCGAAAAGACATGTCGTTGGTTCTGATTACGATGAAATGAATCGATGTAACAACCACCACAAACAAACTCTGCTGTCCCAccgaataataataataataattaataataaaattgatAGTGACAATAACGTTATCTATCTCTTATGGGGAAAAGTACAGGGAATCGTtggaacaatttattttaaaaacaacattatagCTTCTTGATATGTCAATGTGAAATTAAACACTAAAaattagaaaatacattttacagaaaaaataacaCCGAATGAAAAGCATTGACAACATTACATAAAAACAAGATATACATTTGTTAAGAGAGGTGATGTCTagataattgaaataaaacacGTTATTACAGAATCGGCACAAGGAGCTAAATACCCAACATCCAGACATTcagttaaagataaaaaaaaatggtctgCCCAACTAACAACGAGTCAACATTTCTGGAATATCacgtgaaaaataaaaatatttcattgtcgAGTTGGAACTCCTGGCttataataaattttgatatgcagtttatgtactgtttttatatttttacatagtTACTTCttctttatataatttatataattaagtCACGATATATTTGTAACTTTATAAACAGTACGTTGGTGTACTTAAAACGTTCGTATATACGAAGTTTAATTCTGATAGCTGGCTACAGAACATTTTGATaagtttagtcaaaatatgaTTCAGCACTTTAAGCTTGTTAGAGCGATGCCCGTTGGTGACTCTTTCAACTagcatttgtatataaaatagtAATTACACTGGCGATTTTAGACATGCTGCTGTGTTGAACAAACGCCAAGATTATCACAAACATTACTAAAATGAACCTGGTATTTTGTATCCTCGACTAAAATGTAAAACCATTGTTAATATAATCTGACGGACAAGGTCCATATGTCATGCAGTCCGATGTAGAAACTGTGGCGCAGTAACGTCCGTAAACTTATTTCTGTCCGTCTGAAAAtgtatttgagccgtgtcatgggaaaaccaacatagtggctttgcgaccagcatggatccagaccagtctgcgaatccacgcagtctggtcaggatccatgctgttcgctaacagtttctctaatagcaataggctttgaaagcgaacagcatggatcctgaccagacagcgcggatgcgcaggctggtttggatccatgctggttgcaaagccactatgttggttttctcatggcgcggctcattttattaaaggtaaaatGATGAATATTAATCAATTTTACAGTTCACATATACTCAAATAGTATATTCAAATTATCCCATTACATAAAAAACTGTTGGATAAAACATCATGTAAAATGTGATCTTGTTTAGTTTGACAAGAAGTAGGAAGAGGTATTTACATGATCCAACGTAACTCAGTTGTTTTTGTAAGCAGGTGTTCAAACGATATGCCGATTATATTTCGTTAAAAACGAAGCTCAGAAATATATACAGAACCCACCCTGCAGGAAAACCGCGACAACGTCTAAATTTCCATTATCTAACCAACCATTCTTTGAAATTATATTCTTCCACGTAACATAGGAGCGGGGAgactatttttgttttattgatattcatttgttaattttaaatattttcatttcatatcacTGGTACGATtgtcatatttcattatataaagaCATAAGACATTTCGACATTGTGTTATAAGATTTTGTTACACAGATATTGAACTGTTtttcctcttgttttctttttgataatAAGATTATTTTAGCTAAAACATTTGCTGTTCCTtgacaatttttattattttatttttttgggtgtgtgtgtgtttggggggggggggggggtttatcgtcgcaccgacacaaatataggtgATGTGgtgaatttccagctttgatggcggaggatgACGCCATGTGCCCCTctatactttttatgcccccgaagggaggcatatagtttttgaaccgtctgtctgtcggtctgtcggtctgtcagtctgtcggtctgtccgcatttttcgtgtccggtccatatctttgttatcgatggatggattttcaaataacttggcaagaatgtgtaccacagtaagacgacgtgtcacgcgcaagacccaggtctgtagctcaaaggtcaaggtcacacttagacattaaaggttattgcattgatgggcgtgtccggtccatatctttgtcatcgatcgatggattttcaaataacttggcatgaatgtgtaccacagtaagacgacgtgtcgcgcgcaagacccaggtccgaacctcaaaggtcaaggtcacacttagacattaagggatagtgcattgatgggcgtgtccggtccgtatctttgtcatcgatggatggattttcaaataccttggcatgaatgtgtaccacagtaagacgacgtgtcacgtgcaagacccaggtccgtatctcaaaggtcaaggtcacacttagacattaagggatagtgcattgatgggcgtgtccggtccatatctttgtcatcgatggatggattttcaaataacttggcatgaatgtgtaccacagtaagacgatgtgtcatgcgcaagacccaggtccgtagctcaaaggtcaaggtcacacttagatgttaaaggtcttttttcatgatagtgcattgatgggcgtgtccggtccatatctttgtcattcatgcatggattttaaaataactacgcataaatgtgtgacacagtaagacgacgtgtcacgcgcaagacccagctccgtaggtcgaaggtcctaaactcgaacatcggccataactattcatttaaagtgccatcgggggcgtgtgtcatcctatggagacagctcttgttttcatcacgagtgggcttcaagatagaaccaccgaccttccgtaagtcagctggatggcttcctcacatgaagaattcaagtgaggctcgaacccacatcgatgaggggcaagtgatttgaagtcagcgactttaaccactcggccatggaggcccatgttttcatgttttatacGTGATTCATGCTGATGATAATGAGATAGTTGACATGATTAATAATATTCTCATTCGTTTAATTATTATGggaaaacgttttattttaatGTATCGTGCGATAACAACGATGAGGTAGTTTTACTACTCAGCTCTGTTATGAAATAGgatacatttataacattttattaagtgACAGATTCTTGTCTTTTGTTAACATACGTTAATAAATAGGAACATTGTGAATAATTTACAGGCATGGAATAAATTAGTCATATTTCACACTGACTTATCGTTGTCCTCTCATGGCGAGACATTGTTATCCCATTGAAGTGTTACAAGTTATATTGTCGAGTTTCACAAATGCATCAAGGGTTTAAACGGTTAACTTCAGTAATTTTAGCACTTTTCCCAGCTGTAAGcgtttgttttataaattattttgacattatattaagcagccagtcaagagAACAACACTACGTTTTTGCTTAAAGACATGGTTAAACTAAAATGCAGGTTCAGTTGTATAGCTAGTGTTGATtattttgtcacattttataaaaatccacCACGTCATACATCGGGCACATTTTATGGTATCatttaaatatgtattcaatATACACAAAATACCATAAACACTCATTAATTAGGACAACATATATTCAGCAGGAAAGTGCTTTCAATATTCGTAAGCTGTTTCCTcctgtcttgttttgtttttattgcttATCTATAGAAGGTTACTTTAAAAATTAAGCTAAGAAACTTCCACGGGCAGACACTATTTCTTTAGAGCCATGAAGACAAAACTGTACAGAATGAGACTTGAGGATAAAATTTAATCTTCAGTTTTCATATTGCATTAATTAATTTACCATTTCTACTTTTTATATTAAGACATAgttaaagcgaagaactaactccagaaatatactttttacttcaaaactaacatgtttcatccattggacttcatcagagtataataacaaaacagaATGACGTCACAGGAAAGTGCGACGTCAATGACTacgtcaaaagacgttacccattttggcgtaatattcacatatagtatacgatcaaaaatagatacttattccctgcaaaaattgcaaagcaaaaataatattaatacaggcaaggaaaactaactaatatgcaaaaatacataaGGAAGAAtatgtgtgaaaaaatgaaagactaaaataatattttagcattcatgccttgaggccaggctgtattcaatgtatgaatccaacgagtctctttcaagagcctaaaccagtcattttttaccaagtcgattggcatgaaagaaaaatcactaacagagtgattttcagaattgaaatgttcaaatgatacatttgtaggagtatcaggaaaatgtctgatatcaaatttatggctgttcattctttgtgaacatttctgatgtgtttgtcccacatattgtaacttacactttttgcatgtgttgtaaatttagcagctagtcttattaaagttgatttattaattgattctactgatgtgaaactttggcctctgctactagagatgtcattcaccagttaccctcataaattgcttgggactggagtgtgtttcattttgtatcatgttatcagggtatgttgtcatcatgtaccatcgtaaacatgtctggtttgttagagttagaggtggctccatatttgggatggtaccatcagtcaacggttatcctcataaatattaggggtaatctttgtcttttatcactatgatacactccaaatatgggagggtacctgcttttgtatataaacctaggtcagaactagggagggaattctttacttttggctcggactttgaaaatcacagatcatagaaacaagaaatgaaatattttacagttataattataagtgactttagactagaggaatgagagaattataattttgacaacattattTCCATCATTTAGACTATTTATCCATTACATAATAAACTGATGTAGTAACTggtttttaagtgtattttatcaatggagtataaacccccacaCCTGAAACTACATTtttcaacactggtggcagcgacGGAAATGGACTTATACACGTGCTTTTAagaaatttggacatatatttctatataataatatgtatttGTGGTGACAATTAAGTGTTAACCATGGGACCTAAAAAGCAACacgaaaaagattctgtcacaactGAAGATGATGATAGTCATGAACAATTATTAGCTGAAGTTGAACTTTTGAGACAAAAACTTAAATCGGCAGAAGTTGATAACTTGACCTTAAGTGAGAGACTACACAAAAATGAACAGGAAAGTACTCTACAAAGAGATGAATTAGTGCGCAGTT is a genomic window of Mercenaria mercenaria strain notata chromosome 18, MADL_Memer_1, whole genome shotgun sequence containing:
- the LOC123538737 gene encoding uncharacterized protein LOC123538737, with the protein product MVVNGGYAKVIITLELFLTVSYGFIITDEYDDGDRITDIPRISMKRNHDTQHRSVHHYARHGLCRTFAGKRYLYKAMKTKLCGMKLSFTANLVIDLCRHRNIMLDKWVAELFDIDGDGYISHFEKNFYVGDN